A window of the Streptomyces albireticuli genome harbors these coding sequences:
- the argH gene encoding argininosuccinate lyase: protein MSNGTTDDVRLWGGRFADGPAEALAKLSASVHFDWRLAPYDIAGSRAHARVLHKAGLLTDDELQRMMDGLGLLEADVTAGTFTGTIADEDVHTALERGLLERLGPDLGGKLRAGRSRNDQVATLFRMYLRDHARIIGGLLTELQEALVGLAEAHADVAMPGRTHLQHAQPVLFAHHVLAHVQALGRDAERLRQWDDRTAVSPYGSGALAGSSLGLDPEAVAADLGFERGSVGNSIDGTASRDFVAEFAFITAMIGVDLSRIAEEVIIWNTKEFSFVTLHDAFSTGSSIMPQKKNPDIAELARGKSGRLIGNLTGLLATLKALPLAYNRDLQEDKEPVFDSCDQLEVLLPAFTGMMATLTVNRARMEELAPAGFSLATDIAEWLVKQGVPFRVAHEVAGECVKECEARGIELDQLTDEQFAAISPHLTPEVRGVLDVPGALASRNGRGGTAPSAVAVQLGEVKADLAVQRKWADAGRS from the coding sequence CCCACGCCCGCGTCCTGCACAAGGCCGGGCTGCTGACGGACGACGAGCTCCAGCGCATGATGGACGGCCTCGGACTGCTGGAGGCCGACGTCACGGCGGGCACCTTCACCGGCACCATCGCCGACGAGGACGTCCACACCGCCCTGGAGCGCGGGCTGCTGGAGCGGCTCGGCCCCGACCTCGGCGGCAAGCTGCGCGCCGGCCGGTCCCGCAACGACCAGGTCGCCACGCTCTTCCGGATGTACCTGCGGGACCACGCCCGGATCATCGGCGGGCTGCTCACCGAACTCCAGGAGGCCCTGGTCGGGCTGGCCGAGGCGCACGCGGACGTCGCCATGCCGGGCCGTACGCACCTCCAGCACGCCCAGCCGGTGCTCTTCGCCCACCACGTCCTCGCCCACGTCCAGGCGCTCGGCCGGGACGCCGAGCGGCTGCGGCAGTGGGACGACCGCACGGCCGTCTCGCCCTACGGCTCCGGGGCGCTCGCGGGCTCCTCGCTCGGGCTGGACCCGGAGGCGGTCGCCGCCGACCTCGGCTTCGAGCGCGGCTCGGTGGGCAATTCCATCGACGGGACGGCCTCCCGGGACTTCGTCGCCGAGTTCGCCTTCATCACGGCGATGATCGGTGTGGACCTCTCCCGGATCGCCGAGGAGGTCATCATCTGGAACACGAAGGAGTTCTCCTTCGTCACCCTCCACGACGCCTTCTCCACCGGCTCCTCGATCATGCCGCAGAAGAAGAACCCGGACATCGCCGAGCTGGCGCGGGGCAAGTCCGGGCGGCTGATCGGCAATCTGACGGGCCTGCTGGCCACCCTCAAGGCGCTGCCGCTCGCCTACAACCGCGACCTCCAGGAGGACAAGGAGCCGGTCTTCGACTCCTGCGACCAGCTGGAGGTCCTGCTGCCCGCCTTCACCGGGATGATGGCGACCCTCACGGTCAACCGCGCCCGGATGGAGGAACTGGCCCCCGCCGGTTTCTCGCTCGCCACGGACATCGCGGAATGGCTGGTCAAGCAGGGCGTGCCGTTCCGTGTGGCGCACGAGGTCGCGGGGGAGTGCGTCAAGGAGTGCGAGGCGCGCGGCATCGAGCTCGACCAGCTCACGGACGAGCAGTTCGCGGCCATCTCGCCGCACCTGACGCCCGAGGTCCGCGGCGTCCTCGACGTGCCCGGCGCGCTGGCCTCGCGGAACGGCCGGGGTGGCACGGCGCCCTCGGCGGTCGCGGTCCAGCTGGGCGAGGTCAAGGCCGACCTGGCGGTCCAGCGGAAGTGGGCGGACGCCGGCCGGAGCTGA